In the Populus trichocarpa isolate Nisqually-1 chromosome 1, P.trichocarpa_v4.1, whole genome shotgun sequence genome, one interval contains:
- the LOC7475084 gene encoding auxin-responsive protein IAA27 — MYSIPKEHDYIGLSETPSMENISEKLSSSSTSSSTLSTEEKNNSSSSNSNNNNKNNNTSLNMKETELRLGLPGSQSPERKPTVPAAGVSLVGKDIDTNNTNAYSLIPVKNLVSGAKRVFSDAIDGSTGKWVFSGGNGSEVDLSKGAVLFSPRGDNGNPQKSRVAGPAKKDVAQSPKPVQEKNSQVAAANENSSAPAAKTQVVGWPPIRSFRKNTMASSLAKNNEDVDGKSGYGYLYVKVSMDGAPYLRKVDLKTYGNYLELSSALEKMFGCFTIGQCGSHGLAARDGLTESCLKDLHGSEYVLTFEDKDGDWMLVGDVPWDMFTDSCRRLRIMKGSEAIGLAPRAMEKCKNRN; from the exons ATGTATTCTATACCAAAGGAACATGATTACATAGGCTTGTCAGAGACTCCTTCAATGGAAAATATCTCTGAAAAGCTCTCCTCTTCCTCTACTTCCTCCTCTACTCTCTCAACTGAAGAGaaaaacaacagcagcagcagcaacagcaacaacaacaacaaaaataacaatacttCTCTCAACATGAAAGAAACTGAGCTAAGGCTTGGCTTGCCAGGGTCTCAGTCTCCAGAGAGAAAACCAACAGTACCCGCAGCTGGGGTGTCTCTTGTTGGAAAAGATATTGACACCAACAACACTAATGCTTATTCTCTTATCCCAGTAAAGAATTTAGTGTCAGGGGCTAAGAGAGTTTTCTCAGATGCCATTGATGGGTCTACTGGGAAATGGGTTTTCTCTGGTGGTAATGGATCTGAGGTTGATTTGAGTAAAGGAGCTGTTCTGTTCTCTCCCAGAGGCGATAATGGTAACCCGCAGAAATCTCGGGTAGCAGGACCTGCGAAGAAAGATGTTGCTCAATCTCCAAAGCCAGTTCAAGAGAAAAACAGCCAAGTGGCTGCTGCAAATGAGAACAGCAGTGCTCCTGCTGCAAA GACACAGGTGGTAGGATGGCCACCAATTCGCTCTTTCCGGAAGAACACCATGGCCTCTAGTTTGGCGAAGAACAATGAAGATGTCGACGGCAAATCAGGATATGGTTACCTGTATGTAAAGGTTAGCATGGATGGTGCTCCATACCTTAGGAAGGTTGACCTTAAAACTTACGGCAATTATCTGGAGCTCTCATCTGCTCTTGAGAAAATGTTTGGCTGCTTCACCATTG GACAATGTGGTTCTCATGGGCTTGCAGCGCGAGATGGCCTAACTGAGAGTTGTTTGAAGGATCTACATGGTTCTGAATATGTTCTCACATTTGAAGACAAGGATGGTGATTGGATGCTGGTTGGTGATGTTCCTTGGGA CATGTTTACCGACTCATGCAGGAGATTGAGGATCATGAAAGGTTCAGAAGCAATTGGACTTG CCCCAAGGGCCATGGAGAAATGCAAGAACCGTAATTAA